From Cyanobium sp. Tous-M-B4, the proteins below share one genomic window:
- a CDS encoding phage holin family protein has protein sequence MGSLMWLLQWPIRAIVLLIVAWLPLGVEVSSFPIAMLSAVVIGLLGTLLIWPLKLLLGPVWAVTSLGGLISPVSLLFNWAITVVLFGLAAWLIKGFRLKNGVVSAILGGVVYAVLSAVILRILGLDVDFTRAAALITTAPVV, from the coding sequence ATGGGTTCTCTGATGTGGCTATTGCAGTGGCCGATTCGGGCCATCGTGCTGTTGATTGTGGCCTGGCTTCCCTTGGGAGTGGAGGTGAGCAGTTTCCCGATCGCCATGCTTTCCGCTGTGGTGATTGGCTTGCTAGGCACCCTGTTGATCTGGCCGCTGAAACTGCTGCTGGGGCCGGTGTGGGCGGTCACCAGCCTGGGAGGACTGATCAGTCCAGTGAGCCTGCTGTTCAACTGGGCGATCACGGTGGTGCTGTTTGGCCTGGCAGCTTGGTTGATCAAGGGATTCCGCCTCAAAAACGGAGTGGTGAGCGCAATTCTCGGCGGCGTTGTCTATGCCGTGTTGTCGGCCGTGATCCTGCGGATCCTTGGCCTTGATGTCGACTTCACTCGCGCAGCTGCCCTGATCACCACAGCTCCGGTGGTTTGA
- a CDS encoding aspartate kinase, producing MALLVQKFGGTSVADVERIQAVARRIARSREQGHELVIVVSAMGHTTDQLTGLARAISSNPPQREMDMLLATGEQVSIALLSMALHAEGVPSVSMTGTQAGIVTESAHGRARILEIRTERLRRLLADGQVVVVAGFQGTSSGAGGTPEITTLGRGGSDTSAVALAAALGADTCEIYTDVPGVLTTDPRKVADAQLMAQVSCDEMLELASLGASVLHPRAVEIARNYGVPLVVRSSWSEKTGTLLTSGAPRPIRHEGLELGKPVDGAELETDQAVLALAHVPDRPGVAAQLFEALGAAGLNVDLIVQATHEGSSNDIAFTLAATECDRAQLVCREVLAAMGATLNDGGAQLSAEAGLAKLSISGAGIMGRPGVAARLFDTLARSGINLRLIATSEVKVSCLVAGDQADRALRAAAEAFELPDQQLRRNPRPCHQGDPAVRGVALDRDQAQVAVRRLPDRPGTAAAVCRTLADASISLDAIVQSERTHVGPSRDMSFVLKRDDLTRAQQTLAPLLRQWPGSSFEEGPAIARISAVGAGMPFTPGTAARMFRCLADAGINIELIATSEIRTSCVVAETDGVAALRAVHAAFALGGIAQHRAEGTKSPGETESPVKTEAPD from the coding sequence ATGGCCCTGCTGGTTCAGAAGTTTGGCGGCACCTCGGTGGCCGATGTGGAGCGCATTCAGGCAGTGGCCCGCCGCATCGCCCGCAGCCGTGAGCAGGGCCACGAGCTGGTGATTGTGGTGTCAGCGATGGGCCACACCACCGACCAGCTCACCGGCCTAGCGCGCGCCATCAGCAGCAACCCACCCCAGCGGGAGATGGACATGCTGCTAGCCACCGGCGAGCAAGTGTCGATCGCTCTGCTTTCCATGGCACTGCACGCCGAGGGCGTGCCGTCAGTGTCGATGACAGGCACCCAGGCTGGCATCGTCACCGAATCGGCCCATGGCCGCGCCCGCATCCTGGAGATCCGCACCGAACGGCTGCGGCGCTTACTCGCTGATGGTCAGGTGGTGGTGGTGGCTGGTTTCCAGGGCACCAGCAGTGGCGCTGGCGGCACCCCCGAGATCACCACCTTGGGCCGCGGTGGCTCCGACACCTCGGCGGTGGCCCTGGCAGCAGCCCTGGGCGCTGATACCTGCGAGATCTATACGGATGTTCCTGGGGTCTTAACCACCGACCCCCGCAAGGTGGCCGACGCCCAGCTGATGGCACAGGTGAGCTGCGATGAAATGCTCGAGTTGGCCAGCCTGGGGGCTTCGGTGCTGCACCCGCGGGCGGTGGAGATCGCCCGCAACTACGGCGTGCCCCTAGTGGTGCGCTCCAGCTGGAGCGAGAAGACCGGCACCCTGCTCACCAGTGGCGCCCCCAGGCCGATTCGCCATGAAGGTCTGGAGCTGGGCAAACCAGTGGATGGCGCCGAACTCGAAACAGACCAAGCCGTGCTGGCCCTCGCCCACGTGCCCGACCGGCCCGGAGTGGCAGCCCAGCTGTTCGAGGCCCTCGGTGCCGCCGGTCTCAACGTGGATCTGATCGTGCAAGCCACCCACGAGGGCAGCTCGAACGACATCGCCTTCACCCTGGCCGCCACTGAATGCGACCGGGCCCAGCTGGTGTGCCGCGAGGTGCTGGCCGCCATGGGCGCGACCCTCAACGATGGCGGCGCCCAGCTGAGCGCCGAAGCCGGCTTGGCCAAGCTGAGCATCTCGGGCGCCGGAATCATGGGCAGGCCAGGGGTAGCTGCCCGGCTGTTTGACACCCTGGCCCGCTCGGGCATCAACTTGCGCCTGATTGCTACCAGCGAGGTGAAGGTGAGCTGCCTGGTGGCTGGAGACCAGGCGGATCGGGCCCTGCGGGCCGCAGCCGAAGCCTTTGAGCTGCCTGATCAGCAGCTGCGCCGCAATCCCAGGCCCTGCCATCAGGGGGATCCGGCTGTTCGCGGCGTTGCCCTCGACCGCGATCAAGCCCAGGTCGCAGTTAGGCGCCTGCCCGATCGCCCCGGCACCGCCGCGGCCGTCTGCCGCACCCTGGCCGACGCCAGCATCAGCCTCGACGCAATCGTGCAATCCGAGCGCACCCACGTCGGGCCAAGCCGCGATATGAGCTTCGTGCTCAAACGCGACGATCTGACGCGGGCGCAACAGACCCTGGCGCCCCTACTGCGCCAATGGCCCGGCTCCAGCTTCGAGGAGGGGCCCGCCATAGCCCGAATCAGCGCCGTAGGGGCCGGCATGCCATTCACCCCGGGCACCGCGGCCCGCATGTTCCGCTGCCTGGCCGACGCAGGCATCAACATTGAACTGATCGCCACCAGCGAGATCCGCACCAGCTGCGTCGTAGCCGAAACCGATGGGGTAGCAGCTCTACGGGCGGTGCACGCCGCATTTGCACTGGGTGGCATCGCGCAACATCGGGCCGAGGGCACTAAGTCACCTGGCGAAACTGAGTCACCTGTCAAGACCGAGGCCCCTGATTAA
- the holA gene encoding DNA polymerase III subunit delta, which yields MPIHLLWGDDEAARTRAVEALVQAQVDPSWATINLSRLDGNDTGQAAQALEEARTPPFGAGSRMVVLQRSPFCSQCPAELAERFEAALAQVADGCHLVLVSSGKPDARLRTTKALQKLVKAGQASEQSFALPAIWDGAGQVELVSSTARELGLKLEPAAAAALSDAIGNDSARLASELEKLSLYANPISLAAVQALVGGQATSSLAVGDALLAGQPADAIARLDALLEANEPALRIVAALSSQIRGWLWVTLLDQQGESDVAVIAKAAGIGNPKRIYVMRKQIRGRQPAVFLRLLSQLLSVEAALKRGSEAGDAFRDGFLLNPSGTRTDN from the coding sequence ATGCCCATTCACCTGCTCTGGGGCGACGACGAAGCTGCCCGCACCCGTGCCGTAGAGGCGCTGGTGCAGGCGCAGGTGGATCCCAGCTGGGCCACCATCAACCTCAGCCGCCTCGATGGCAACGACACCGGCCAGGCGGCCCAGGCCCTCGAGGAGGCCCGCACGCCGCCCTTTGGCGCCGGCAGCCGCATGGTGGTGCTGCAACGCAGTCCGTTTTGCAGCCAGTGCCCAGCTGAGCTGGCCGAGCGTTTCGAGGCCGCCCTAGCCCAGGTGGCGGATGGCTGCCATCTGGTGCTGGTGAGTTCCGGCAAGCCGGATGCCCGGCTGCGCACCACCAAGGCCCTGCAGAAGTTGGTGAAGGCTGGCCAGGCCAGCGAGCAAAGCTTTGCCCTGCCAGCCATCTGGGACGGCGCCGGCCAGGTGGAGCTGGTGAGCAGCACGGCCCGGGAGCTGGGGCTGAAGCTCGAGCCAGCCGCAGCTGCAGCCCTCTCCGATGCCATCGGCAACGACAGCGCCCGCCTCGCCAGCGAGCTTGAAAAGCTCAGCCTTTACGCCAATCCCATCAGCCTCGCCGCCGTGCAAGCCCTGGTGGGCGGTCAGGCCACCAGCTCCCTCGCCGTGGGCGATGCCCTGCTGGCTGGCCAGCCAGCCGACGCCATTGCCCGGCTCGATGCCCTGCTGGAGGCCAACGAACCGGCCCTGCGCATCGTTGCCGCTCTCAGCAGCCAAATCCGCGGCTGGCTTTGGGTCACCCTGCTCGACCAGCAAGGTGAAAGCGACGTAGCCGTGATCGCTAAAGCGGCCGGCATCGGCAATCCAAAACGGATCTACGTGATGCGAAAGCAGATCCGCGGCCGCCAGCCCGCCGTATTTCTGCGCCTGCTCAGCCAGCTGCTCTCAGTGGAGGCTGCCCTCAAGCGGGGCAGTGAAGCCGGCGATGCCTTCCGCGACGGCTTCCTGCTCAACCCCTCAGGAACCAGGACGGATAATTAG
- the uvrB gene encoding excinuclease ABC subunit UvrB, producing the protein MVPFELHAPYQPKGDQPTAIAGLVQGVDGGERYQTLLGATGTGKTFTIANVIAQTGRPALVLAHNKTLAAQLCNELREFFPNNAVEYFISYYDYYQPEAYVAVSDTYIAKTASINEEIDMLRHSATRSLFERNDVIVVASISCIYGLGIPSEYLKAAVKFKVGETLNLRGSLRELVNNQYSRNDLEISRGRFRVRGDVLEIGPAYEDRLVRIELFGDEVEAIRYVDPTTGEILQSLDTINIYPAKHFVTPKERLADAILAIRNEMRERLDVLNGQGRLLEAQRLEQRTTYDLEMLEQVGYCNGVENYARHLAGREAGTPPECLIDYFPKDWLLVVDESHVTCSQLQAMYNGDQSRKQVLIEHGFRLPSAADNRPLKGSEFWEKAQQTIFVSATPGNWEMEQSSGQIVQQVIRPTGVLDPIVEVRPSEGQVDDLLGEIRVRAEKNERVLVTTLTKRMAEDLTDYLAENGVRVRYLHSEIHSIERIEIIQDLRNGEYDVLVGVNLLREGLDLPEVSLVAILDADKEGFLRAERSLVQTIGRAARHIEGKAILYADNLTDSMAKAISETERRRAIQHAYNVEHGITPTPAGKRAGNSILSFLEMSRRLNDDQLEEATEQAEHNNVPLDALPELIQQLEEKMKGAAKNLEFEEAANLRDKIKNLRQKLVGRA; encoded by the coding sequence ATGGTTCCGTTTGAACTCCACGCCCCTTACCAACCCAAGGGAGATCAGCCCACGGCCATTGCCGGGCTGGTGCAGGGCGTTGATGGGGGCGAGCGCTACCAGACCCTGCTAGGCGCCACCGGCACCGGCAAGACCTTCACGATCGCCAACGTGATCGCCCAGACCGGGCGCCCTGCTTTGGTGCTGGCCCACAACAAAACCTTGGCGGCCCAGCTCTGCAATGAGCTGCGGGAGTTCTTCCCGAATAACGCTGTTGAATATTTCATTAGCTACTACGACTATTACCAGCCAGAGGCGTATGTGGCTGTCTCCGACACCTACATCGCCAAAACAGCTTCGATAAACGAAGAGATCGATATGCTGCGCCACTCGGCGACCCGCTCGCTGTTTGAGCGCAACGATGTGATCGTGGTGGCCTCTATTAGTTGTATTTATGGTTTGGGTATCCCCAGTGAATATCTAAAAGCCGCAGTCAAGTTCAAGGTGGGCGAGACCCTCAATTTGCGAGGCTCTTTGCGGGAGTTGGTAAACAACCAGTATTCCCGCAACGACCTGGAGATTTCCCGCGGTCGTTTTCGGGTGCGGGGGGATGTGCTGGAGATCGGCCCGGCCTATGAAGACCGGCTGGTGCGGATTGAGCTCTTTGGTGATGAGGTGGAGGCGATCCGCTACGTGGATCCCACCACTGGGGAGATCCTGCAAAGCCTCGACACAATCAATATCTATCCGGCTAAGCACTTTGTGACGCCAAAGGAGCGGCTGGCGGACGCGATTTTGGCCATCCGCAATGAGATGCGTGAACGGCTCGATGTACTCAACGGTCAGGGGCGGCTCTTAGAGGCCCAACGGTTGGAGCAGCGCACCACCTATGACCTGGAGATGCTTGAGCAGGTGGGCTACTGCAATGGTGTGGAGAACTACGCCCGCCATTTGGCCGGCCGAGAGGCGGGCACGCCGCCGGAATGCCTGATCGACTATTTCCCTAAAGACTGGCTGCTGGTTGTGGATGAGAGCCACGTCACCTGCTCCCAGCTGCAGGCGATGTACAACGGCGACCAGTCGCGTAAGCAGGTGCTGATTGAGCACGGCTTCCGCCTGCCTAGTGCTGCCGACAACAGGCCGCTCAAGGGTTCGGAGTTCTGGGAGAAGGCCCAGCAGACGATCTTTGTGAGTGCCACTCCTGGTAACTGGGAGATGGAGCAGAGCAGTGGCCAGATTGTGCAGCAGGTGATCCGCCCCACCGGGGTGCTCGACCCGATTGTGGAGGTCCGTCCTAGTGAGGGTCAGGTGGATGACCTGCTCGGCGAGATCCGGGTGCGGGCGGAGAAAAACGAGCGAGTGCTTGTAACCACGCTCACTAAGCGCATGGCCGAAGATCTCACCGATTATCTGGCCGAAAATGGCGTGCGAGTGCGCTATTTGCACTCCGAGATTCATTCGATTGAGCGGATTGAGATCATCCAAGATCTCAGGAATGGTGAATACGACGTGCTGGTTGGCGTTAACCTGCTGCGGGAGGGATTGGACCTGCCCGAGGTATCTCTTGTAGCGATTCTTGATGCTGACAAGGAGGGTTTCCTGCGGGCCGAGCGCTCCTTGGTTCAGACCATTGGCCGGGCCGCCCGCCACATCGAGGGCAAGGCCATCCTCTACGCCGACAATCTCACCGATTCGATGGCTAAGGCCATCTCTGAAACCGAGCGCCGCCGCGCCATTCAGCACGCCTACAACGTTGAGCACGGCATCACCCCCACCCCTGCAGGCAAGCGGGCCGGCAATTCGATTCTCTCCTTTCTGGAGATGTCACGGCGGCTCAACGACGACCAGCTGGAGGAGGCCACCGAGCAGGCCGAGCACAACAATGTGCCCCTGGATGCCCTGCCGGAGCTCATCCAGCAGCTTGAAGAGAAGATGAAGGGTGCCGCCAAGAACCTTGAATTTGAGGAGGCTGCCAACCTGCGCGACAAGATCAAAAATCTGCGCCAGAAGCTGGTGGGAAGGGCTTAA